One Glycine max cultivar Williams 82 chromosome 3, Glycine_max_v4.0, whole genome shotgun sequence DNA window includes the following coding sequences:
- the LOC102667425 gene encoding protein MAIN-LIKE 1-like, translated as MTGDAPDMAEDVPDMTEDVLDIAEDAPEMIADVQGDDGAEGSHADDAEGFAGGPRDPSVLTSFADHVAHAVSSGHRWHNETNTFHLPVGELTITLDDVSSLLHLPITGALHNFHALSVEEAIFLLTELLEVFAEEARAETARSRGAYVRLGWVRDIYEMRCQAQWWIVAARAYLLHLVGCTHFDNKSATYIHVVYLDAFRDLGQSGGYAWGVVALVRIYDQLDEASRTTTRQMAGYLTLLQYWIYEHFPSVHQCVTDDTYQETSPRASRWLTSKAHMKGITGAPYRARCDALTVTDVSWLPYTEHRGVRAFELISSFQGQLRWGPMVVTAQPERVLRQFGYIQSIPPPPVSARLSHDDIDDRWMHFADHVLAVGELCLVPGQVFADYMEWFFWISHPFMIPTQAGDQPRDAPAADPEEYMQLPTPQDCQTIARGGASADGSVRARQRRRTEH; from the exons ATGACTGGGGATGCACCTGATATGGCTGAGGATGTTCCTGACATGACTGAGGATGTCCTTGATATAGCTGAGGATGCACCAGAGATGATTGCGGACGTACAAGGTGATGATGGTGCTGAGGGGTCACATGCTGATGATGCTGAGGGATTCGCAGGTGGGCCACGTGACCCATCAGTGCTGACATCATTTGCGGACCATGTTGCACACGCCGTTTCGAGTggacat aggtggcacaacGAGACCAACACCTTCCACCTTCCGGTAGGAGAGTtgacgatcacattggatgatgtgtcgtcaCTCCTCCATTTGCCTATCACTGGCGCGTTGCACAACTTTCATGCTCTTTCTGTGGAGGAGGCGATATTTTTGTTGACCGAGTTGCTAGAGGTGTTTGCGGAGGAGGCTAGAGCCGAGACAGCACGATCACGTGGGGCATACGTACGACTAGGATGGGTTCGAGACATTTATGAGATGAGATGTCAGGCCCAGTGGTGGATTGTAGCAGCTCGTGCTTATCTGCTGCACCTGGTCGGTTGCACTCATTTTGataataagagtgcaacatatATTCATGTGGTGTACCTAGACGCTTTTCGCGACCTGGGTCAGAGTGGTGGTTATGCTTGGGGAGTTGTCGCGCTGGTTCGTATCtatgaccagttagatgaggcttCTAGGACCACCACACGACAGATGGCGGGATACCTAACTCTATtacag tattggatctatgagcactttCCTAGTGTGCATCAGTGCGTCACAGATGATACAtaccaggagacgtccccacgtgcttcccgGTGGCTGACGTCGAAGGCGCATATGAAAGGAATCACAGGAGCACCGtacagggcacgttgtgatgctttgaccgtcacagatgtgtcctggttgCCTTATACTGAGCATCGGGGGGTTAGGGCCTTTGAGCTGATTTCATCATTCCAGGGTCAGCTGAGATGGGGTCCTATGGTGGTCACAGCTCAACCGGAGAGGGTGCTACGGCAGTTTGGTTACATTCAGAGCATCCCTCCGCCGCCTGTTAGTGCTCGATTGTCACATGATGATATAGATGACAGATGGATGCATTTTGCGGACCACGTACTAGCTGTGGGTGAGCTTTGTTtagtgcctgggcaggtatttgcggattacatggagtggttttttTGGATATCTCACCCTTTCATGATACCAACCCAGGCAGGTGACCAGCCTAGAGATGCACCTGCCGCAGACCCTGAGGAGTACATGCAGCTGCCCACCCCCCAG GATTGCCAGACGATCGCCAGAGGAGGAGCCAGTGCTGATGGAAGTGTCAGGGCTCGACAGAGACGACGCACAGAGCAttga